The following are from one region of the uncultured Desulfovibrio sp. genome:
- a CDS encoding basic amino acid ABC transporter substrate-binding protein, which translates to MIRRLLLALVAVSLLCSQAMAAEKFIVATDCTWPPMEMLDANKQPIGFDVDFITAVGKAAGFEVDVRNIAWDGIFGGVATGQYDIVAAATTITEERQKQFDFSDPYYEVAQAVVLPAGKSIKSLADLKGKKVGGQIGTTGVFVIRKAGVTVDLKEYDDVGLAIQDMLGGRLDAVICDDPVALYYVNKKADTAGKLNISFKTEEKEYYGFTVRKGRKDLVEKLNKGIKDVKASGVEAQLLQKWMGASK; encoded by the coding sequence ATGATCCGTCGTCTGTTGCTGGCCCTGGTTGCCGTTTCTCTTTTGTGCAGCCAAGCCATGGCTGCTGAAAAATTCATTGTGGCCACTGACTGCACCTGGCCCCCCATGGAAATGCTGGACGCCAACAAGCAGCCCATTGGCTTTGATGTGGACTTCATCACTGCCGTTGGCAAGGCCGCCGGTTTTGAGGTTGATGTGCGCAACATCGCCTGGGACGGCATTTTCGGTGGCGTAGCCACAGGACAGTACGACATCGTGGCTGCCGCCACCACTATCACTGAAGAACGTCAGAAGCAGTTTGACTTCTCTGATCCCTATTATGAAGTTGCACAGGCCGTGGTGCTGCCCGCTGGCAAGAGCATCAAGAGCCTGGCTGACCTCAAGGGCAAGAAGGTCGGCGGCCAGATCGGCACCACCGGCGTGTTTGTTATCCGCAAGGCTGGCGTGACTGTTGACCTCAAGGAATACGACGACGTGGGCCTGGCCATTCAGGACATGCTGGGCGGTCGCCTTGACGCCGTGATCTGCGATGATCCGGTTGCGCTCTACTACGTCAACAAAAAGGCCGACACCGCTGGCAAGCTGAACATTTCTTTCAAGACCGAAGAAAAGGAATACTACGGCTTTACCGTGCGCAAGGGCCGCAAGGACCTGGTGGAAAAGCTGAACAAGGGCATCAAGGATGTGAAAGCTTCCGGCGTGGAAGCCCAGTTGCTCCAGAAGTGGATGGGCGCCTCCAAGTAG
- a CDS encoding amino acid ABC transporter permease, whose amino-acid sequence MHDKKDGSKGNIIMVTDGASIPDPREWRLINAWSIALVGALGTLFTLCTIWPEPYLRILLYLPDGVLITFRITMLSICCAVPLGLLTGLGRISDNRLINLIASTYVEVIRGIPLLVQIFYIYYALSRFVQVSGVTSAVVAISFCYGAYMGEVFRAGITAINKGQTEAARSLGFNRYQTMRLVVLPQAMRTILPPVGNECIAMLKDTSLVSIMAVPDIMQRARSFVGTTYLYFETYTMVAIIYLIITLVLSKAVSIMESRLNYYDGK is encoded by the coding sequence ATGCACGATAAAAAAGATGGAAGCAAAGGCAACATCATTATGGTCACGGATGGCGCGTCCATCCCCGACCCACGTGAATGGCGCCTGATAAACGCATGGTCTATCGCCCTGGTGGGCGCGCTCGGCACCCTGTTTACCCTCTGCACGATCTGGCCCGAGCCATACCTGCGCATTCTGCTTTACCTGCCGGACGGCGTACTGATCACATTCAGGATCACCATGCTTTCCATCTGTTGCGCAGTGCCGCTGGGGCTGCTCACGGGGCTTGGCCGCATTTCAGACAACCGCCTCATAAATCTCATCGCCTCCACCTATGTGGAAGTGATACGCGGCATCCCTCTGCTGGTGCAGATATTTTACATCTACTACGCCCTCTCGCGCTTTGTGCAGGTGAGCGGCGTTACCTCTGCAGTGGTTGCCATCAGCTTTTGCTACGGCGCCTATATGGGCGAAGTGTTCCGCGCGGGCATCACGGCCATCAACAAGGGCCAGACGGAAGCCGCGCGCTCGCTGGGCTTCAACCGCTACCAGACCATGCGCCTTGTGGTGCTGCCCCAGGCCATGCGCACCATTCTGCCCCCCGTTGGCAACGAATGCATCGCCATGCTCAAGGATACCTCGCTTGTATCCATCATGGCCGTGCCGGACATCATGCAGCGCGCGCGCAGCTTTGTGGGCACCACCTATCTGTATTTTGAAACCTACACCATGGTGGCAATCATTTATCTCATTATCACCCTTGTGCTCTCCAAGGCTGTGAGCATCATGGAATCCAGGCTGAACTACTATGACGGAAAATAG
- a CDS encoding amino acid ABC transporter ATP-binding protein produces MTENSAAPIISINHVWKYFGSLPALQDVSLDIAPGERVVIIGPSGSGKSTLLRSINRLEQIDQGSIIVQGQDIQSDENNINEMRQNLGMVFQQFNLFPHKTVLENLTLAPRHLRKLSREEADARALGLLKKVGISDKANVYPAMLSGGQQQRVAIARALAMQPSIMLFDEPTSALDPEMVGEVLDVMVKLAEEGMTMVCVTHEMGFARTVADRLIFMDQGQIVEMGKPEMLFTAPRHPRLRQFLNQIL; encoded by the coding sequence ATGACGGAAAATAGCGCCGCCCCAATTATCTCCATCAATCACGTCTGGAAGTACTTTGGCTCGCTGCCTGCCTTGCAGGATGTAAGCCTGGATATTGCTCCCGGCGAACGTGTGGTCATTATCGGCCCTTCCGGCTCCGGCAAGTCCACCCTGCTGCGCTCCATCAACAGGCTGGAACAGATCGACCAGGGCAGCATTATTGTTCAGGGGCAGGATATCCAGAGCGATGAGAACAACATCAACGAGATGCGCCAGAACCTGGGCATGGTTTTCCAGCAGTTCAATCTTTTTCCGCACAAGACGGTACTGGAAAACCTCACTCTTGCCCCGCGCCACCTGCGCAAGCTGTCTCGCGAAGAAGCCGATGCCCGCGCTCTGGGTCTGCTCAAAAAGGTAGGCATCAGCGACAAGGCCAATGTTTACCCTGCCATGCTTTCGGGCGGACAGCAGCAGCGTGTTGCCATTGCGCGCGCTCTGGCCATGCAGCCCTCCATCATGCTCTTTGACGAACCCACCTCAGCCCTTGACCCCGAAATGGTGGGCGAAGTGCTGGACGTTATGGTGAAGCTGGCAGAAGAAGGCATGACCATGGTTTGCGTAACCCATGAAATGGGCTTTGCGCGCACTGTCGCCGACCGCCTCATCTTTATGGATCAGGGCCAGATTGTGGAAATGGGCAAGCCTGAAATGCTTTTCACTGCCCCCCGCCATCCGCGCCTGCGGCAGTTTCTGAATCAGATTCTGTAG
- a CDS encoding MnmA/TRMU family protein, translating to MNAPHPHSLTVAVAVSGGVDSLCAVVMLHNAGYQVLALHGLFLPDGPTIAPAGLAEACATLGVPLHVADLRAAFQREVLGPFAAAYAQGRTPNPCAYCNRAIKFGVLLDTALALGADKLATGHYARLVPGPDAPTAAGEGETFETYPLLAAAVDAAKDQSYFLSLVPRQRLNSALFPLYGQNKEQTRAIVAAAGLAVPLPSESQDICFAPPRAQAGISAAEAYRPFLERHWQAAGTIAPGPGPVLLLDAAGNKREIAQHKGLWRYTEGQRKGLGIAHTEPLFVLTKDSASNTLVVGPRALLGIRTCVTGPANIALPPHLWPDTLLVRLRHRQRPCPANVQVEDACLRIVLAEPQFPTAPGQVAAVYDEEGRVLAAGVVEEMA from the coding sequence ATGAACGCCCCACACCCACACAGCCTTACCGTGGCCGTTGCCGTAAGCGGCGGCGTAGACAGCCTGTGCGCAGTGGTTATGCTGCACAATGCGGGCTATCAAGTATTGGCCCTGCACGGTCTTTTTTTGCCAGACGGCCCAACCATTGCCCCCGCAGGACTGGCCGAAGCTTGCGCCACGCTTGGGGTTCCCCTGCATGTGGCAGACCTGCGCGCAGCCTTTCAGCGCGAAGTGCTGGGTCCCTTTGCCGCAGCCTACGCACAGGGCCGCACACCCAACCCCTGCGCCTACTGCAACCGGGCCATCAAGTTTGGCGTGCTGCTCGATACCGCACTTGCTCTCGGTGCGGACAAGCTTGCCACCGGGCATTACGCCCGTCTTGTTCCCGGCCCGGACGCGCCAACAGCTGCGGGCGAAGGTGAAACTTTCGAAACCTATCCCCTGCTTGCCGCCGCTGTGGACGCCGCCAAGGATCAAAGCTATTTTCTCAGTCTCGTGCCGCGTCAACGGCTGAACAGCGCCCTGTTTCCGCTTTACGGACAGAACAAAGAGCAAACTCGCGCCATTGTGGCGGCAGCAGGGCTGGCTGTTCCCCTGCCGTCAGAGAGTCAGGATATCTGTTTTGCCCCGCCCAGAGCGCAGGCTGGCATATCGGCTGCCGAGGCTTACCGCCCCTTTCTGGAACGGCACTGGCAGGCGGCTGGCACCATCGCGCCGGGACCGGGGCCTGTTCTATTGCTGGACGCGGCGGGCAACAAGCGCGAAATTGCCCAACACAAAGGGCTTTGGCGCTATACGGAAGGCCAGCGCAAGGGCCTTGGCATTGCCCATACTGAGCCGCTTTTTGTGCTGACCAAGGATAGCGCGAGCAACACCCTTGTGGTTGGGCCGCGTGCTTTGCTGGGTATACGCACCTGCGTGACCGGGCCAGCTAATATCGCATTGCCGCCTCATCTTTGGCCTGACACGCTGCTTGTACGGCTGCGGCATCGGCAGCGGCCATGCCCGGCGAACGTGCAGGTTGAGGATGCGTGTCTACGTATAGTGCTGGCTGAGCCGCAGTTTCCCACGGCTCCCGGTCAGGTGGCAGCGGTTTATGACGAAGAAGGCCGCGTGCTGGCTGCGGGTGTTGTGGAGGAGATGGCCTGA
- the gcvPB gene encoding aminomethyl-transferring glycine dehydrogenase subunit GcvPB yields the protein MKTIFAKSVSGRTAYCLNSSAPKAEAMLPADLLRKKAPRLPECSELDVVRHFTQLSQLNYSVDANFYPLGSCTMKYNPKFMEYVAALPGFTHLHPMMAQLEGGADCAQGALECLYEAENLLCELTGMKAFTFQPMAGANGEFTGVKLIAAYHKAKGRNRKKMLIPDAAHGTNPASAALAGFDTINIESRDGMVDPEAIVAAIAEHGEDVAGLMMTCPNTLGLMEVHLPRIVAELRKVDALLYYDGANMNAIMGKMRMGDVGFDVVHLNVHKTLATPHGGGGPGAGPVGVTDRLLPFMPAPRVAKHPDGRFFLDYNLPQTIGPIGPFYGSFGVVIKALAYMLRLGGEGLTRASEYAVLNANYLKKKLENVLEIPFKDRFCAHEFVASAPQGLRALDIAKALLQRGIHAPTIYFPLIVHECLMAEPTETESKETLDGYVEALKEIVLTGKADPQSLQELPTNLPVRRLDETAAARQMVLTEDMG from the coding sequence GTGAAAACCATTTTCGCCAAATCCGTTTCTGGGCGCACTGCCTACTGCCTGAACAGCTCTGCCCCCAAGGCTGAGGCCATGTTGCCCGCAGACCTGCTGCGCAAAAAGGCTCCCCGTCTGCCCGAATGCTCGGAACTGGACGTGGTGCGCCACTTCACCCAGCTCTCGCAGCTCAACTACAGCGTGGACGCCAATTTTTATCCCCTTGGCTCCTGCACCATGAAGTACAACCCCAAGTTCATGGAATATGTGGCGGCGCTGCCGGGTTTTACCCACCTGCACCCCATGATGGCCCAGCTTGAGGGCGGTGCCGACTGCGCCCAGGGCGCGCTGGAATGCCTGTATGAAGCCGAAAATCTGCTCTGCGAACTCACGGGCATGAAGGCCTTTACCTTCCAGCCCATGGCCGGGGCCAACGGCGAATTCACCGGCGTCAAGCTCATTGCCGCCTATCACAAGGCCAAGGGACGCAACCGCAAAAAGATGCTCATTCCCGATGCGGCCCACGGCACCAACCCTGCCTCCGCCGCCCTTGCCGGATTTGACACCATCAACATCGAATCGCGCGACGGCATGGTGGATCCCGAAGCCATCGTGGCGGCCATTGCCGAACACGGCGAGGATGTGGCGGGCCTCATGATGACCTGCCCCAACACCCTCGGCCTCATGGAAGTGCACCTGCCCCGCATCGTGGCCGAGCTGCGCAAGGTCGACGCCCTGCTGTACTACGACGGCGCGAACATGAACGCCATCATGGGCAAAATGCGCATGGGCGATGTGGGCTTTGACGTGGTGCACCTCAACGTGCACAAAACTCTTGCCACCCCGCACGGCGGCGGCGGCCCCGGCGCTGGCCCCGTGGGCGTCACTGACCGTCTGCTGCCCTTTATGCCCGCCCCGCGCGTGGCAAAGCACCCTGACGGGCGTTTCTTCCTTGATTACAATCTGCCGCAGACCATCGGCCCCATCGGCCCCTTCTATGGCAGCTTTGGTGTGGTTATCAAAGCCCTGGCCTACATGCTGCGCCTCGGGGGCGAAGGCCTCACTCGCGCATCTGAATATGCTGTGCTCAACGCCAACTACCTCAAGAAAAAGCTTGAGAACGTGCTGGAGATTCCCTTCAAGGATCGCTTCTGCGCGCACGAATTCGTAGCGTCCGCACCGCAGGGTCTGCGCGCTCTGGATATCGCCAAGGCCTTGCTGCAACGTGGCATCCATGCGCCCACCATCTACTTCCCGCTTATCGTGCACGAGTGCCTCATGGCCGAACCCACGGAGACGGAAAGCAAGGAAACCCTAGACGGTTACGTTGAAGCCCTGAAGGAGATCGTCCTCACGGGCAAGGCTGATCCGCAGTCCCTTCAGGAACTGCCCACCAATCTGCCCGTGCGTCGTCTGGACGAAACCGCCGCCGCGCGTCAGATGGTGCTGACGGAAGATATGGGGTAG
- the gcvPA gene encoding aminomethyl-transferring glycine dehydrogenase subunit GcvPA, which produces MPYIPHTPEELHEMLSVVGVRSLDELFSDIPSSMRPQSFDLPKGQSEAAVCGHLEELAAKNCPGHVSFLGAGFYNHDIPKAVDALSGRSEFYTAYTPYQAECSQGTLQAIFEFQTAVSRLMEMDCGNASVYDGGTAIFEAAMMAVRSTRRRVLVVDETVNPIWRSMLDAYVSSLDLEIKTVPQQNGCSDMDALMAAADTTCAAVIVQNPNFFGAVADYTALFAKARSNKAFGVISVYPVMQSVLKTPGEMGADVAVAEGQSLGMNLSFGGPYLGLMACRKEHIRQFPGRIVGRTTDVDGKTGYVLTLQAREQHIRRAKATSNICSNQALCALRSLIHMSLLGPQGLTRVAENNMALARYAVERLTALKGVDLLNSAPYGSEVALRLPMPAAEVVKAMTQKGVVPGYPLGHHYPGMENVLLLSCTEANNRTQIDKLAEIMGGLL; this is translated from the coding sequence ATGCCATACATTCCCCATACGCCGGAAGAGTTGCATGAAATGCTCTCCGTAGTTGGTGTGCGCAGTCTGGATGAGCTTTTTTCCGACATCCCCTCCAGCATGCGCCCCCAGAGCTTTGATCTGCCCAAGGGGCAGAGCGAAGCCGCCGTCTGCGGACACCTTGAAGAGCTGGCAGCCAAAAACTGCCCCGGTCATGTGTCCTTTCTCGGCGCAGGCTTTTATAACCACGACATTCCCAAGGCTGTGGACGCACTTTCTGGCCGCAGCGAATTTTACACCGCCTATACGCCCTATCAGGCAGAATGCTCGCAAGGCACCTTGCAGGCCATTTTTGAATTCCAGACCGCCGTCAGCCGCCTGATGGAAATGGATTGTGGCAATGCCTCCGTGTATGACGGCGGCACCGCCATTTTTGAAGCCGCCATGATGGCTGTGCGCTCCACGCGCCGCCGCGTGCTGGTGGTAGACGAAACCGTCAACCCCATCTGGCGCTCCATGCTGGATGCCTATGTTTCCAGCCTTGATCTGGAAATCAAGACCGTACCCCAGCAGAATGGTTGCAGCGACATGGATGCCCTCATGGCAGCCGCCGACACTACGTGCGCTGCCGTTATTGTGCAGAATCCCAATTTCTTCGGCGCGGTGGCGGACTACACGGCCCTGTTTGCCAAGGCCCGTTCCAACAAGGCCTTTGGCGTCATCTCCGTGTATCCGGTCATGCAGTCCGTGCTCAAAACCCCTGGCGAAATGGGGGCTGACGTGGCCGTGGCCGAAGGCCAGAGCCTTGGCATGAACCTCTCATTCGGCGGCCCTTACCTCGGGCTCATGGCCTGCCGCAAGGAACACATCCGCCAGTTCCCTGGCCGCATTGTGGGCCGCACCACCGATGTGGACGGCAAGACCGGCTACGTGCTGACCCTGCAAGCCCGCGAGCAGCACATCCGCCGCGCCAAGGCCACCTCCAACATCTGCTCCAATCAGGCTCTCTGCGCCCTGCGCTCGCTCATCCACATGAGCCTGCTTGGCCCGCAGGGCCTCACCCGGGTGGCCGAAAACAACATGGCACTTGCCCGCTACGCCGTTGAGCGCCTCACAGCCCTCAAGGGCGTGGACCTGCTCAACAGCGCCCCCTACGGCTCGGAAGTGGCCCTGCGCCTGCCCATGCCCGCTGCTGAAGTGGTCAAGGCCATGACGCAGAAGGGTGTTGTGCCCGGTTATCCGCTGGGCCATCATTATCCTGGCATGGAAAACGTGCTGCTGCTCTCGTGCACCGAGGCCAACAACCGCACCCAGATAGACAAGCTGGCCGAAATCATGGGAGGTCTGCTGTGA
- the gcvH gene encoding glycine cleavage system protein GcvH, producing MATNPADVLYSTSHEWTRIEGDEAVIGITSFAQESLGDITYVELPPVGDQLSEDKEFGSVESVKAASDLISPVTGEVIAVNEALENTPELCNSDPFGEGWIVRVKLAHKPGGLLDAVAYEAHCATEKH from the coding sequence ATGGCTACCAATCCCGCCGATGTTCTGTACAGCACCAGCCACGAATGGACCCGCATTGAAGGGGACGAGGCCGTCATCGGCATCACCAGCTTTGCTCAGGAATCCCTTGGCGATATCACCTACGTGGAACTGCCCCCCGTGGGCGACCAGCTTTCTGAAGACAAGGAATTCGGCTCTGTGGAATCGGTCAAGGCCGCCAGCGATCTGATTTCTCCCGTTACGGGCGAAGTGATAGCCGTGAACGAAGCTCTGGAAAACACCCCCGAGCTTTGCAACAGCGATCCCTTTGGCGAGGGCTGGATTGTGCGCGTCAAGCTGGCCCACAAGCCCGGCGGTCTGCTGGACGCGGTGGCTTACGAGGCTCATTGCGCCACCGAAAAGCATTAA
- the gcvT gene encoding glycine cleavage system aminomethyltransferase GcvT, translating to MSDLRTPLTAWHEAHGAKMAPFAGWVMPIQYEGIIVEHQHTRQHAGLFDICHMGEFLIEGPGADEALSKAVSHNLQTLAPGKCRYGFLLNEKGGVLDDGIIYRFGPDSFMAVVNAACAANDFAVLRARLPQSVKMTDISAATGKIDLQGPESLDVLEKLLGQNFHDLGYFGFRETTWQGTPLLVSRTGYTGELGYELYIESSVTEAFWSALLADERVKPIGLGARDTLRLEAGLPLYGHDLDENHSPAEAGMGRMMTSTADYVGREGAQSIAEVLVPLRIDGRRAARHGDVVALADGTEVGHVTSGSFAPSLGYVIAFAWVKAAHAGAENFVVRAARTELPAARVEAPFYTEGTARKKLA from the coding sequence ATGTCGGATCTGCGTACCCCCCTCACTGCCTGGCACGAGGCGCATGGCGCAAAAATGGCCCCTTTTGCCGGGTGGGTTATGCCCATCCAGTATGAGGGTATTATTGTCGAGCATCAGCACACCCGCCAGCATGCAGGTCTTTTTGACATCTGCCACATGGGCGAGTTTCTTATTGAAGGCCCCGGCGCAGACGAAGCCCTGAGCAAGGCCGTGAGCCACAACCTCCAGACCCTTGCCCCCGGCAAGTGCCGCTACGGCTTTTTGCTCAACGAAAAGGGCGGTGTGCTGGACGACGGCATCATCTACCGCTTCGGCCCTGATTCCTTCATGGCCGTGGTCAACGCCGCCTGCGCCGCCAACGACTTCGCCGTGCTGCGCGCCCGCCTGCCCCAAAGCGTCAAGATGACCGACATTTCCGCAGCAACCGGCAAGATCGACCTCCAGGGGCCGGAATCCCTGGATGTGCTCGAAAAGCTGCTGGGCCAGAATTTTCATGATCTCGGTTACTTCGGCTTTCGCGAAACCACCTGGCAGGGCACGCCCCTGCTGGTGAGCCGCACCGGCTACACCGGTGAGCTGGGCTACGAACTGTACATTGAGAGCTCCGTGACCGAGGCTTTCTGGAGCGCCCTGCTGGCTGACGAACGCGTCAAGCCCATAGGCCTTGGCGCGCGCGATACCTTGCGCCTTGAGGCTGGCCTGCCTTTGTACGGGCACGATCTGGACGAAAATCACAGCCCCGCCGAAGCCGGTATGGGCCGCATGATGACCAGCACCGCCGACTATGTGGGCCGCGAAGGCGCGCAGAGCATTGCCGAAGTGCTGGTGCCCCTGCGTATTGACGGCCGCCGCGCCGCCCGTCACGGCGACGTGGTCGCCCTTGCTGACGGTACGGAAGTGGGCCACGTGACCAGCGGTTCGTTTGCGCCCTCGCTGGGCTATGTGATTGCCTTTGCCTGGGTGAAGGCCGCGCATGCCGGAGCCGAGAATTTTGTGGTTCGCGCCGCCAGAACGGAACTGCCCGCCGCGCGGGTTGAAGCGCCGTTCTACACTGAAGGCACCGCGCGTAAAAAACTGGCCTGA
- a CDS encoding TatD family hydrolase produces MSKKSAVRIDPLTLALPLAGVDSHAHLDGQEFDADRDAVLERARAAGLAQVGNVFLGPEEYHARRAYFDAHPEVFFLMGVHPCDGQNCTQERLAAMRAAFDADSRLKAVGEIGLDFYWPDCPREIQYQALRDQLALARAVERPVVIHCRDAEEETLMTLEAEGFAGYPLLWHCFGQGPEIARRILGNGWHISIPGPVTYKANEALREAVALIPADRLLLETDAPYLAPLPWRGKRNEPSYTVFTVRAMAEARGEKPEDLWRTCGNNARRFFGLPAQE; encoded by the coding sequence ATGTCGAAAAAATCAGCCGTCCGCATTGATCCCCTGACTCTGGCCCTGCCCCTTGCCGGGGTGGACAGCCACGCGCACCTTGATGGTCAGGAATTTGATGCGGATCGCGATGCCGTGCTTGAACGCGCCCGCGCGGCAGGCTTAGCCCAGGTGGGCAACGTTTTTTTGGGGCCGGAAGAATACCATGCCCGCCGGGCTTATTTTGATGCCCACCCCGAAGTGTTTTTTCTTATGGGCGTGCACCCGTGTGACGGGCAGAACTGCACGCAGGAACGTCTTGCCGCCATGCGCGCCGCCTTTGACGCGGACTCCCGGCTCAAGGCCGTGGGCGAAATCGGTCTGGATTTTTACTGGCCGGATTGCCCGAGGGAAATCCAGTATCAGGCCCTGCGCGATCAGCTTGCTCTGGCGCGCGCCGTGGAACGTCCGGTGGTCATTCACTGCCGCGATGCAGAGGAAGAAACACTCATGACGCTGGAGGCCGAGGGCTTTGCCGGGTATCCCCTCCTGTGGCACTGCTTTGGTCAGGGGCCGGAAATTGCACGGCGCATCTTGGGCAACGGCTGGCACATCTCCATTCCCGGCCCGGTCACCTACAAGGCCAATGAGGCCCTGCGTGAGGCTGTAGCTCTTATTCCCGCCGACCGTCTGCTGCTGGAAACCGACGCCCCCTATCTTGCCCCACTGCCGTGGCGGGGCAAGCGCAACGAGCCGTCCTATACGGTGTTTACCGTTCGGGCCATGGCCGAAGCGCGGGGAGAAAAACCCGAAGATCTCTGGCGTACCTGCGGCAACAATGCCCGCCGGTTTTTTGGACTGCCAGCGCAGGAATGA
- a CDS encoding UDP-glucuronic acid decarboxylase family protein, with protein MHLRKRILVTGGSGFLGSQLCERLLNEGHEVLCVDNFFSSARANVEALMDNRRFELIRHDVTFPLYVEVDEIYNLACPASPIHYQHDPVQTIKTCVHGAINMLGLAKRLGARIYQASTSEVYGDPEIHPQQESYWGHVNPNGIRSCYDEGKRCAEALFFAYWRQGGLPIKVGRIFNTYGPKMHPNDGRVVSNFIIQALKGEAITIYGDGSQTRSFCYVDDLVECMIRFMASPDDFVGPMNMGNPGEFTIRELAEKVVEMTGSKSVISYEPLPGDDPKQRKPDITLAREKLGWEPKVALEEGLVKTIAYFEKQLKDGLA; from the coding sequence ATGCATCTCCGCAAGCGCATTCTTGTCACCGGCGGTTCCGGCTTTTTGGGTTCGCAACTGTGCGAACGCCTGCTCAACGAAGGGCACGAAGTGCTCTGCGTGGACAATTTCTTTTCCAGCGCACGCGCCAACGTAGAAGCGCTCATGGATAACCGCAGGTTTGAGCTTATCCGCCACGACGTGACATTTCCCCTCTATGTAGAGGTGGATGAAATTTACAATCTGGCCTGCCCGGCTTCGCCCATCCATTATCAGCACGACCCGGTGCAGACCATCAAGACCTGCGTTCACGGCGCCATCAATATGCTGGGGCTGGCCAAGAGGCTTGGCGCGCGTATTTATCAGGCATCCACCAGCGAAGTGTACGGCGACCCCGAGATACATCCGCAGCAGGAAAGCTACTGGGGCCATGTGAACCCCAACGGCATCCGCTCCTGCTACGATGAAGGCAAGCGCTGCGCCGAAGCCCTGTTCTTTGCCTATTGGCGTCAAGGCGGCCTGCCCATCAAGGTGGGACGCATCTTCAATACCTACGGGCCCAAGATGCACCCCAACGATGGCCGCGTGGTCTCCAACTTCATCATTCAGGCGCTCAAGGGCGAAGCCATCACTATTTACGGCGATGGCTCCCAGACCCGCTCTTTCTGCTATGTGGATGATCTTGTGGAATGCATGATCCGCTTCATGGCTTCGCCCGATGATTTTGTGGGCCCCATGAACATGGGCAACCCCGGCGAGTTCACCATCCGCGAACTGGCAGAAAAGGTTGTGGAAATGACCGGCAGCAAGTCCGTGATTTCTTACGAACCCCTGCCCGGCGATGACCCCAAGCAGCGCAAGCCTGATATCACTCTGGCCCGCGAAAAGCTTGGCTGGGAACCCAAGGTCGCCCTTGAAGAAGGCCTGGTAAAAACCATCGCCTACTTTGAAAAACAGCTGAAAGACGGCCTGGCGTAG